Genomic window (Streptomyces sp. SLBN-31):
TGCTGGTTCATCCAGCCCGGCCGCGATCCGGAGCCGTTCCGGTTCCGTACGGTCCCTGGTCCCGGCGAGCCTGTCGGCGTCTGAGAAGACCGTCAGGCGATGGTGGGCTGAGAGGCGAACGCGCGCTCGAGCAGTGCGTACAGAGTGTCCTGCTCCTGCTCGCGAGTCTGCTCAGCCCGGCCAGCGTCTTGTTCGTCTTCCCGCGGATCACGTCGATGACCTGCTCGCCCTCCTCGGTGAGCAGGACGTTCTTGACGCGCCGATCGGAGGGGCTCGGCTCGCGGCGCACCAGGCCGCGCTTCTCCAGCCGGTCGACGAAATCGTGTGGGCACTTCGATCACCGCGACCGCGGATGCTCACACCCTTGAAAACGAACCCATCCCACGAACCAGGACAGCGGAAACGGCTACGACGGCGCGCCCCTGCCCGCTCCGGAGCTGCCACCCCTGCCGCTGAAGCCCCGGGGGCGGGTGCGCTGCGTCAGATGTTCAGGATGCGAGCAGGTCGACGCTGCCAGGGGCGATCACACGCATGAAGACGATTCACGCAAACCGCTTACCGACTACAGCCTTGTAGACACCGTCTGAACTGTAGACGATCGAGGAGGGGCGTCCGTTCCCGTCCATGACCCGAACGGCGGACAGCTGAATCCCTGTCAGGTCCCGTGGCCGACGGACCCCCGGTCCTGCGGAACCTCGTGCCGCGGCTCGTCTCCCGCACGGCGCACTCGGCGGATCTCCGGTGGCCGTACGTACGCGGCCGGCGCCCAATGGGGGCGAGACAGGAGGTGGTCCATGGCTGACACCGACCGCGCCGGAACGAGCGTCGGGATCCGGCGCCGTACCGCCACGGATCCGGTGGCGCCGCCCGCACCCCCGACCCGGACACGTGGAGTTCCGCAGGCCGCGCCCCGGCAACTGCACCGGGGCATGACCCTCGTCGCCACGATCAGCTTGTTCATCGGCACCCGAGCGGCCTGGACCGACGCGATGCTCTCGCGCCCGCTCGTCGCCGGGGTCATCTCGGTCTGCTACGCCTCGATCCTCCTCTGCGCCGTTCTCGGGCTGGTCGTGCGCACCCGCCACGGGCTCGTCCGGGTCGACGCGGCCGTCCTGGTCACCGCCGTCGTCCTGGTGACGTGCGGCTACCTGCTGGATCACATGGGCAGCGACGAGGGCGTACTGACCGCTCAGGCGGCGAACGAGCTCTTGCACGGCCACCCGGTGTACGGACAGCCGTGGCCCTGGCTGTTCGGAACCCCGCGCGTCGGGATCACCAAGACCATGTCGGGCGGCGCGGACTACACGTACGGCTATCCGCCGCTGACGGCGCTGCTCGCGGCACCGGTGCACGCCGTCGTCCACGCGACGGCGGCCGCCACCCTGGTCACGACCTCCGCCCTCCTCCTCTCCTCCGTCCTGCTGTGGCTGCTGCTGCCGGCGCCGTGGCGCTCCGCCGCCACGGCCGTCTGCCTCGGCTTCGGGTTCCTGCCCCACTACGCCTATCTCGGCTACCCGGCCGTCACGGCCCTCGCGCTGCTCGTGCCGGTGGTGGTCCGCTGGCCCGACACGGGCCGGGACGGGCACCTGGGACCGGGAGGCGTGCTGCGCGCGGCCTGTCTGGGCGCGGCCGGCGCCGCCCAGCAACTCGCCTGGTTCCTGGCTCCGTTCCTGCTGATCGGTCTCTACGCCGTCCGGAGGGGCGAACTGGGCCCGCGGCGCGCCCTGGCGGTCACCGCCCGCTACGCCGCCACCGCCGCCCTCACCTGGTCCGCCCTCAACGCCTACTTCGCCGCCCAGGACTTCTCGGCCTGGCTGGACGGCATCCTCCTGCCGCTGCGGCAGAAGGCGATCCTGCACGGGCAGGGCGTGATGGGCGTCTCCTACTACTTCACCGACGGCAGCAGCCGCCTCGACTACTACTCCCACGGCAGCCAGCTGCTGCTGTTCGGCCTGCTCGCGGTCACTCTGCTGTTCGTCCGGCGACTGGGCCCGGCCATCACCGCCCTGCCCTGGCTGGCGTTCTACCTGGCCACGCGCTCCCAGGACGGCTACTTCCTGATGATGACCCCGCTGTGGCTGGCGGCCGTGGCCACGGTCCCCGCGGCCGCCTTCGCCACCGCCTGGCAGCCGCGTGTGCCGCGCCTCACCGGCCGGCGGGCGAAGGCCGCCCTGGCGGCCGGGCTGCTCACCCCGGCCTTCGTCTGCGTGCTGGTCGCCGCCGCGAGCCCTCCGCCCCTGCACATGAGCCTCACGCCCCGCTATGCCACGCACGGCTCACGCGTCGGCGTCACGGCCATCCGGCTGCGGGCCGTGAACACGACGGGCACGACACTCTCCCCGCACTTCGCCAGCCGCAGGGGTCAGGGCGCCTCCGACTGGTGGACCGTCGCGTCCGGCCCCGCCACTCTGGCGCCGCACGCCTCCGCCGACTACGTCGTCGAGCCCCCTGGCGGCTTTGACCCCGTGCCGGGCGGGCGTTCGCGGACCTATCTGATCGCCGTCACCGGAACCCCGATGACGATCACCACCGCCGACATCCCGGCAGCCTCTCCCGCGACACGGTGAGGGCCGGACTCCCGAGGACCGTGGGTGTCCGTCAGCGGGCGGCCACGTCGGGCGCGGTCTTCTTCCGCGCGCGGTAGGCGGCGGCCTTGATCTTGTTGCCGCACGACTCCATGCCGCACCACTGGCGCCGCATGCCCCGGGAACGGTCGATGTAGACCCTGGTGCACTCGGGGTTGCCGCACTCCTTCATCAGCGGCACGTCAGGGCCGCTGAGGAGCTCCACGGCCTGCCGGGCGACGGTGGCCAGCGCTTGTTCGGGCGTGGCTTCCGTGTGCCTGCCGGTCAGGGTGAGCTGAGGGGTGACGGGGGTCTTGCGTGCGGCGGCGTTGAGCACGGCGAGTGCCTGCCGGTCGAACTCCTCGCCGAGCCGGCGGTCGGTCACCAGTCGGTAGACGGCCTCGCGCACGGTGATCGCCGCCTGGACGTCGTCCTCCCCGCCGGGCGTGATCGTGTCCACGAGCCCGGACTCCAGGTACCAGGCGTTCAGCCGGTCCGGTGTCACGAACATCTCGAAGCGGGTGGAGCGCCGGGCCCGCAGTGTGGCCGCGAGGTCGAGAGCCGGGTGCCCGCACACGAAGACATGATCAAGATTCACGTCACCATTTTGACAGGTGACCAAAGGGTGGTGCAAACCGGCAGGCCGGACCAGAGCACCGTCAGGCACCCTGGTGAATGCGAGCGAGGCACTTTCACCGATACTTCAGCGGTGCGGCAGCCGACCGACCTCTCTCCTGCCCACGACAGAACCTGCCCCCAGGAAGGCTGAACCACGGTGACGACCGCCGCATACCAGGGTGAACCCGGATCCAACTCGGCGACCGCCGCGCGCGCCCTCTACCCCGACGCCGGGCACATGCCCTGCACGAGCTTCGAACAGGCCCTGGACGCCGTGACCCTGGGTGCCGCCGACGTCGCCGTCATCCCCGTCGACAACTCCGCGGCCGGCCGCGTCGCCGACGTACATCACCTGCTGCCGGAGTCCGGCCTGTTCATCGTCGCCGAGCACTTCCTGGCCATCCGCTTCGATCTGATGGGCGCGCCCGGCGCCACCCTCGACCAGGTGGAGTGCGTACGCAGTCACGTGCACGCGCTCGGGCAGTGCCGCAAGGTGCTGCGGGAGGGCGGCTGGCGCACCCTCGTCAGCGACGACACGGCCGGTGCGGCACGCGAGGTGGCCGAACTCGGCGACCCGCGGCACGCGGCGCTCGCCCCGCCGGCCGCGGCCGAGCTCTACGGTCTCGAGGTGCTGCGCGCCGAGGTCGAGGACGACCCGGACAACACCACGCGGTTCGTCGTCCTCTCCAGGGAAGCCGCCCTGGCCCCGCACACCGGGCAGCCGACGATGACGAGCCTGTTCTTCAGCGTCCGCAACATCCCCAGCGCCCTGTACAAGGCGCTCGGCGGGTTCGCCACCAGCGGCGTGAACCTCACCAAGATCGAGAGCTACCAAATGGGCGCGGGGCTCAACGCCAGCCGCTTCTACGCCGAGATCGAGGGGCACCCCGACGACGAGCGCATCGCCCTCGCCCTGCACGAACTGCGCTTCTTCTCCACCGAGGTGCGCATCCTCGGCGTGTACCCGGCGCACCCGCACCGGCTGGCCGACTGAGCGCCCGGCCAATGGGTCGGTGCGGCCGAATCGGTGCGTAACGGAATGTGGCGGGGCCGCCGTTGGTTTCCCGGAGCACTCACCGACGGAAGACGCCTTGACCCACTCCGACCCCACCGACCAGCCGCCCCGACTCCGTCGCGTCCGTCTGCCCGGAACCGTGTCGCCGCCCCGTCAGGCTGCTGCCCGGCGCCCGGCGGGCGAGCAGGACACGCAGCAGACGTCCGGTGCGGAGGCGGCTCGGCAGAACATGGAATGAACCTCACCCGACGGCCCTCGGGGGCACCTGAGTTCAGGTGTTCCCGAGGGCCGTCGGCGTGTCAGGACGTCCCGAGGCCGTTGAGGAGGGTGTCGACGACGACGTCCGCCGCCTGTCCCGGGCTCAGTTCGGGCAACTGCCGGGAGACCAGATGCATCAGCTGGGGCAGCATCGCGCTCGCCCAGCCCTGCGGGAGTCCTGGGCGCAGGAGGCCCTCGTCGGTGGCGCGTCGCAGGAAGGCGTCCATCTCCTCGATGGCCGCGTCACGGCGGGCGTGGACGCTTTCGTCGGCCAGCATCCGGTTGAGGTCGACGGGCCAGGTGCGGTTCACGGCGATGATGTTCTCGACGTAGCGGTGCAGGGCGACGGCCACGGGTGCCTCACGCAACCGGGCGTCCTCGATGGCGAGTTCGATCGCCGTCAGGCGGGCTTCGTAGATGGCCGTGAGGAGGTCCTCGCGGGAGGCGAAGCGGCGGTAGACGGTGCGCCGGTCGACCCCCGCCTCGGCGGCGATGCTCGCGATGCTCGCGCCGGGGTCGGCGGCCAGCATGCGTGCGCCGGTGGTCAGGACCGCTTCCAGATTGCGCGCTGCGTCGGCTCTCACCGCACCGAGTCTAGTGGCGGGATGTGATGCCTGAGACATCTAGTGTCTCAAAAGAGATGAGGTATGGGTGGAAAATGCTACACGTATGTAACAGATCGCTGAAGGGTCTCCTCCTCACCCTCTCCTCGGAGCGAGACGTGAGCCTCTCAGGAATTTTCCTCGCCGCTCGCAGTGTTCTGTCTCTGCCGGCTTCATCACCACTTCGACGGGTGACGAATCTGACGGCTTGATTATCACCTGTCGATATGGTGACGAGCGGGGAGCCGTTCGGGCCGCCGACGTGCGAGCCTGGAGCCCTGCGCGAACGACGTGAATGGAAAGGTGAGGTGCCATGAGCGACGCCGAGGAGAGGGCGCTGCTGGCGGGTGGCTGCTTCTGGGGCATGCAGGAGCTGATCAGGGCGCTGCCCGGTGTGACCCGTACGCGGGTGGGCTACAGCGGCGACAACGACAAGCCCAACGCCACCTATCGCGACCACGGAAAGCACGCGGAGTCGATCGAGATCACCTTCGATCCCACGGTCACCGACTACCGCACGATCCTGGAGTACTTCTTCCAGATCCACGACCCGAGCACGCGGAACCGGCAGGGCAACGACATCGGTCTCAGCTACCGCTCCGCGATCTTCTACTTCGACGAGGAGCAGCGCCGCGTCGCCGAGGACACCATCGCCGACGTCGACGCGTCCGGCCTGTGGCCGGGGCCGGTGGTGACGGAGGTGGTGCCGGCCGGTCCGTTCTGGGAGGCGGAGCCGGAACACCAGGACTACCTCCAGCGCTACCCGGACGGCTACACCTGCCACTTCCCGCGCCCGGGCTGGCGCCTGCCCAGGCGCGCCGAGGTCTGACCACCCAATCGCTGAACCGACCCCTGGGCTCCCTTCGCCCAGGGGTCGACTTGTCTCCGCTCTCATCCACCTCCCGGGGCGCGCCCGAGGGGAGCTAAAGAGAAGAAGTGCTACTCTGATGTGACAGTTAATGCTGTCAGTCGCATGCATCGCATCGATGCACCGAAAGAGAGAAAGCACATGCTCATCTACGACAGGCTTTTCATCGGAGGTTCCTGGGCCGAGCCGACCAACCGGGAGCTGCTCGACATCGCCTCTCCGCACGACCGGTCGGTCATCGGTCGCGCCGCACAGGCGCAGCCGGCGGACATCGACCGGGCGCTCCAAGCGGCCCGCACGGCATTCGAGAAGGGCGAGTGGCGTCTGGCCCCACCGGAGCAACGCATCGCGGTCCTGAGGCGGTTCAGCGCACTGCGCGAGGAGAACGCGGAGAAGATCGCCCACCTGATCTCGCTGGAGAACGGATCGGCCGGCTGGTTCACGCGTGCCGGGCAGCCGGGTCTGACCCGGCAGGCGAACGCCTACCTGAAGGCGGCCGAGGAATTCGGCTGGGAGGAGACGCTCGTGCCCTCCGACCCCTCGTCCCCCGTACGCAGCGTGGTGCGCCGCGAGGCGGTCGGCGTCGTCGCCGCGGTGATCCCCTGGAACTCACCCTTCTCCTCGGCCACCGCGAAGATCGTCCCCGCGCTGCTCGCGGGAAACTCCGTCGTGCTCAAGGTGTCCCCGGAGAACTCGCTGAGCATGGGCTTCCTCGCCGAACTGCTGGAGCGACTGGACCTGCCGGAGGGGGTGATCAGCGTGCTGCCCGCGGACCGGGAGACCAGTGAGTACCTGATCTCGCGCCGGGAGGTCGACAAGATCGCGTTCACCGGCTCGACACGGGCCGGCCGCCGCATCGCCTCGATCGCGGGCGAGCAGCTCAAGCGGGTCAGCCTGGAACTGGGCGGCAAGTCCGCCGCGATCATCCTTCCCGACGCGGACATCGAGAAGGCCGTCGCGGGCCTGAAGTTCGGCTCCCTGCTCAACAACGGCGAGTCGTGCATCGCGCAGACCCGCGTCCTCGCCCCGCGCAGCCGGTACGAGGAGGTCGTGGCCGCGCTGAAGGGGCTCGTGGAGTCGCTGAAGGTGGGGGCCCCGGACGACCCCGACACCTTCATCGGCCCGATGATCCGCCCCGACCAGCAGGAGCGAGTGCGCGGTTACATCCAGCTCGGCATCGACGAGGGTGCCCGACTGGTCACCGGCGGTCCGCAGATCCCCGAGGGTCTGGAGAAGGGCAAC
Coding sequences:
- a CDS encoding ABATE domain-containing protein, which produces MNLDHVFVCGHPALDLAATLRARRSTRFEMFVTPDRLNAWYLESGLVDTITPGGEDDVQAAITVREAVYRLVTDRRLGEEFDRQALAVLNAAARKTPVTPQLTLTGRHTEATPEQALATVARQAVELLSGPDVPLMKECGNPECTRVYIDRSRGMRRQWCGMESCGNKIKAAAYRARKKTAPDVAAR
- a CDS encoding prephenate dehydratase; amino-acid sequence: MTTAAYQGEPGSNSATAARALYPDAGHMPCTSFEQALDAVTLGAADVAVIPVDNSAAGRVADVHHLLPESGLFIVAEHFLAIRFDLMGAPGATLDQVECVRSHVHALGQCRKVLREGGWRTLVSDDTAGAAREVAELGDPRHAALAPPAAAELYGLEVLRAEVEDDPDNTTRFVVLSREAALAPHTGQPTMTSLFFSVRNIPSALYKALGGFATSGVNLTKIESYQMGAGLNASRFYAEIEGHPDDERIALALHELRFFSTEVRILGVYPAHPHRLAD
- a CDS encoding TetR/AcrR family transcriptional regulator, which produces MLAADPGASIASIAAEAGVDRRTVYRRFASREDLLTAIYEARLTAIELAIEDARLREAPVAVALHRYVENIIAVNRTWPVDLNRMLADESVHARRDAAIEEMDAFLRRATDEGLLRPGLPQGWASAMLPQLMHLVSRQLPELSPGQAADVVVDTLLNGLGTS
- the msrA gene encoding peptide-methionine (S)-S-oxide reductase MsrA, whose amino-acid sequence is MSDAEERALLAGGCFWGMQELIRALPGVTRTRVGYSGDNDKPNATYRDHGKHAESIEITFDPTVTDYRTILEYFFQIHDPSTRNRQGNDIGLSYRSAIFYFDEEQRRVAEDTIADVDASGLWPGPVVTEVVPAGPFWEAEPEHQDYLQRYPDGYTCHFPRPGWRLPRRAEV
- a CDS encoding aldehyde dehydrogenase; translation: MLIYDRLFIGGSWAEPTNRELLDIASPHDRSVIGRAAQAQPADIDRALQAARTAFEKGEWRLAPPEQRIAVLRRFSALREENAEKIAHLISLENGSAGWFTRAGQPGLTRQANAYLKAAEEFGWEETLVPSDPSSPVRSVVRREAVGVVAAVIPWNSPFSSATAKIVPALLAGNSVVLKVSPENSLSMGFLAELLERLDLPEGVISVLPADRETSEYLISRREVDKIAFTGSTRAGRRIASIAGEQLKRVSLELGGKSAAIILPDADIEKAVAGLKFGSLLNNGESCIAQTRVLAPRSRYEEVVAALKGLVESLKVGAPDDPDTFIGPMIRPDQQERVRGYIQLGIDEGARLVTGGPQIPEGLEKGNYVTPTVFADVDNSMRIAQEEIFGPVLVVIAYDDEDDAVRIANDSEYGLSGGVWSADEERALAVARRVRTGTVTINGASIAFDGPFGGYKASGVGREYGAVGLGAYTEYKTITV